One genomic window of Salvia miltiorrhiza cultivar Shanhuang (shh) chromosome 4, IMPLAD_Smil_shh, whole genome shotgun sequence includes the following:
- the LOC131022661 gene encoding uncharacterized protein LOC131022661 encodes MSTSRGFLGFGRRSGVNAPEATADTSDGSGTHISGTPETPQASSSSRARRPRGPTAADIREREVKAPDGRTVLQRHPTTGVLLEPTGLSKACTRTFKMFENPGGYTWKLTPPAMKDKYFDELQKEFMWQPDDARDVRKMWETKARKRYSDMMSDYKTDLKQCIRQGREMSRPVWMTPDFWTGLRDYWHQPEVEAVSNRARVNRMSEPDGEGTGISRHVGGSQSTRILQQYMVCN; translated from the exons atgtctacctctcgaggtttcttgggatttgggaggcgatctggcgttaatgcgccagaagctacagcagatacatctgatgggtctgggacgcatatttctgggactcccgagactccccaggcttctagtagttcacgggctagaaggcctaggggccctacagctgccgatatcagagagagagaggttaaggcacctgatgggaggacggtattgcagaggcatcctacgactgg tgttttgttggagcccactggcctgtccaaagcttgcacgcgcacatttaagatgtttgaaaacccaggcgggtacacatggaagttgacgcccccggcgatgaaggataaatattttgatgaattacag aaagagtttatgTGGCAGCCCGATGATGCGCGTGACGTGAGGAAAATGTGGGAGACAaaagcccgcaaaaggtactccgacatgatgagcgactacaagacagatctcaagcagtgtatccgccaagggagagagatgtctaggcccgtctggatgactcccgatttttggactggactccgggattactggcatcagcccgaggttgaggctgtttcaaATCGAGCACGTGTcaaccggatgtccgagcccgatggggagggtacagggatcagtaggcacgtgggcgggtcccagtcgactcgtatcctgcagcagtatatggtatgtaattaa
- the LOC131022662 gene encoding wall-associated receptor kinase 2-like: MPETMHPLLLLTLTLTLTTVLAATNSTAAADTHRISKAATITKPDCPDKCGNLTVPFPFGIGADSGCALNPDFELNCTEAFGAPQALNGNIQFFDISDDHCRVSIAVARKCYDRSGSPTLENTASYDIKGTPYSYSTLNKFTVIGCDDFSLISGSGGRNFTSGCITLCSRAEDVISGSCSGIGCCQTALPRGFQYYTTAVNSLNNHTNISSFDTCSYAFFGEEDRFEFRGAADLSDPNFMQRVKDTVPVVLDWVIGNLSCDSARSSDGYACKVDSDCVDSGTGLGGYRCRCKTGYEGNPYLDPGCKDIDECATTDLNDCSENSCFNILGSYKCSCPKGYSGDGRKNGKGCTANSSQSHWMNVVLGTGFGFLAVVIAATLIYFSLKKRKLIKLREKFFHQNGGMLLKQQVSSVEEGNSMESTKIFTAEQLEKATNNYADDRILGRGGYGTVYKGILPNNDIVAIKKSRVMDASQIEQFINEVVILTQINHRNVVKLLGCCLEAEVPLLVYEYVSHGTLYEHINRAGNDNWLSWESRLRIASEAAGALSYLHSAANIPIIHRDVKSANILLDEYFTAKISDFGASRLISLDQTEVTTLVQGTLGYLDPEYFHSSLLTEKSDVYSFGVVLAELMTGKRPIDMERSLETRNLTTYFCMSVKENKLFQILEPRVVREGSLEQLQTMAQLVKRCLNLNGEDRPTMKEVAMELEGLRKFNKHPWANNQDVDEESVGLMNQNGVAAAADLYSASGGDLYTAPINSADLSGQYSLNSDPSQNFLTHMNSPR, encoded by the exons ATGCCGGAAACCATGCATCCACTCCTCCTCCtcaccctaaccctaaccctaacaaCCGTACTCGCCGCCACcaactccaccgccgccgcggACACACACCGCATCTCAAAAGCCGCCACCATCACCAAGCCCGACTGCCCCGACAAATGCGGCAACCTCACCGTACCCTTCCCCTTCGGCATCGGCGCCGACTCCGGCTGCGCCCTCAACCCCGACTTCGAGCTCAACTGCACCGAAGCCTTCGGCGCGCCACAGGCACTCAACGGAAACATCCAGTTCTTCGACATCTCCGACGACCACTGCCGCGTCTCCATCGCCGTGGCCAGGAAGTGCTACGACAGATCGGGCTCCCCCACGCTGGAGAACACGGCGTCGTACGACATCAAGGGCACCCCCTACAGTTACTCGACGCTGAACAAGTTCACCGTCATCGGGTGCGACGACTTCTCCCTAATCAGCGGCAGCGGTGGCCGCAACTTCACCAGCGGCTGCATCACTCTCTGTTCCCGAGCCGAGGACGTGATCAGCGGCTCGTGCTCGGGAATCGGGTGCTGCCAGACCGCTCTGCCCAGAGGCTTCCAATACTACACAACGGCTGTGAACAGCCTCAACAACCACACCAACATCTCGTCGTTTGACACGTGCAGCTACGCATTTTTCGGGGAGGAGGACCGCTTCGAGTTTCGCGGGGCGGCGGATCTTTCCGACCCGAATTTCATGCAGCGGGTCAAGGATACCGTCCCCGTCGTGCTGGATTGGGTCATTGGGAATTTGAGTTGCGATAGCGCTAGGAGTTCCGATGGTTATGCTTGCAAGGTTGATAGTGATTGCGTTGACTCCGGCACCGGCTTGGGAGGGTACCGCTGCAGGTGTAAAACCGGGTATGAAGGCAACCCGTATTTGGATCCGGGCTGCAAAG ATATCGATGAATGTGCCACAACGGACCTCAACGATTGTTCTGAAAATAGTTGCTTTAACATTCTGGGAAGTTACAAATGTTCATGTCCTAAAGGGTATTCCGGGGATGGCCGTAAGAACGGTAAAGGTTGCACTGCTAATAGCTCTCAGTCTCATTGGATGAACGTTGTCTTAG GTACCGGATTCGGTTTTCTAGCGGTAGTCATTGCCGCAACGTTAATATATTTCAGcctcaagaaaagaaaattgatAAAACTCAGAGAGAAATTCTTCCATCAAAACGGCGGCATGCTGCTAAAACAGCAAGTCTCCTCCGTCGAAGAAGGAAATTCGATGGAATCAACAAAGATATTCACGGCGGAGCAACTCGAGAAAGCCACCAACAACTACGCCGACGATAGAATTCTCGGTCGCGGAGGCTACGGCACCGTCTACAAGGGCATCTTGCCCAACAACGACATTGTGGCGATCAAAAAGTCGCGAGTGATGGACGCAAGCCAGATCGAGCAATTCATCAACGAGGTTGTGATCCTAACACAGATTAATCACAGGAACGTGGTCAAATTATTGGGGTGTTGCCTGGAGGCGGAGGTGCCCCTTCTCGTGTACGAGTACGTCTCCCACGGCACACTCTATGAGCACATCAACAG GGCCGGGAACGACAACTGGCTTTCCTGGGAGAGTCGCCTAAGGATCGCGTCAGAGGCGGCCGGCGCCCTGTCGTACCTCCACTCGGCGGCCAACATCCCGATCATCCACAGAGACGTGAAATCCGCCAACATCTTGCTCGATGAGTACTTCACTGCTAAGATCTCCGATTTCGGGGCCTCCAGGCTCATTTCCCTCGACCAGACAGAGGTGACAACCTTGGTCCAGGGAACTTTAGGTTACTTGGATCCCGAGTATTTCCACTCGAGCCTGTTAACAGAGAAGAGCGACGTCTACAGCTTTGGTGTCGTCTTAGCCGAGCTGATGACGGGGAAGCGGCCCATCGACATGGAGAGGAGCCTCGAGACGCGCAATTTAACGACGTATTTCTGCATGTCTGTCAAGGAGAACAAGCTGTTTCAGATCCTGGAGCCGAGGGTGGTGAGGGAGGGGTCGCTGGAGCAGCTGCAGACGATGGCGCAGCTGGTGAAGCGGTGCCTGAATCTGAACGGCGAGGATAGGCCGACCATGAAGGAGGTGGCGATGGAGCTCGAAGGGTTGAGGAAGTTCAACAAGCATCCATGGGCGAATAATCAGGATGTGGACGAGGAGTCTGTCGGGCTGATGAATCAAAACGGcgtcgctgctgctgctgatctGTATAGTGCGTCGGGAGGGGATTTGTACACGGCGCCTATCAACTCGGCGGATCTCTCTGGGCAATACAGCTTGAACAGTGATCCGAGCCAGAACTTTCTAACTCACATGAATAGCCCGCGTTGA